The DNA sequence ACCCCTAACCAAGACGACCGACAATCACCCCATCACTGTGATATGGGATTCCCCCGGGAGATAAACCAAGCACTAATCTTACCTGACGTCCTCGTTTATGAGGAAATCCCAAGCTGATGCGTGACAAACCACCGCCCTACCGTCCTCAGGCTTGGTAATCAAAGACTTGATGTAGAATGACTTGGGAAATGCTTCCAGACCAATTGACGTGAAAAACGACTCGGCGAGTCGCACCATTTTCAGCGGAGTGTAGTTTTGCTTTACCATGTTAGCTGTAACATCTAGGCTGGGCTTGCCTTTGTATGGTTCGACCAGATCGTAAATATTTTCCCACGTCATCGCCCACATGTCCCCTAACAGGTGCGCTGGGATTGGACCTTTCTTTTTCATCTTGCTGTACTTCTGGCTGAGCCTATATCTCACATAGGCGTGGAGCTCTTGAAAAAGAGGCTTTAATTTGGTCCAAAAGCCTTCAACCATGCCCTCAAAGTCTTCAATTTCGTAAAACGATCGCCAGTACTCGCCAATGTCTTTCCAGCCATTATCTCTGGCGCCTTGGTTTTTCAGTTTCACAAATTCCTTGTAGAGAGGTCGCAGTGTCGGGCCAACCGCATCCCGCCAGCCTTTCCATGCAAACTGAAGTCTATCATAATCCCGTATTGTGGCCATTATGTTCCACAAGTCTGGCTCTAGTGCAAGCTTGGTGCCGTCATTATCTTCAACTTTGCCTGTGCTGTAGATGCCCTCCATTTTTGATATGAGCTCGGTCATTCTACGCAGCACGGCTTTATCTTTGGGTATCGCTGAAGAAGTGATAAACTTGATCTGCCTCTTGGTGTCGGCGGACAATTTGCTCACGTCGAACTTTGACGCTCTCTCTCGCATCTTATTTTGAAATGCTGTGATAGCGAGGCTTCCAGTTGTCTTCAAGTTGCTATTGTGATCTGTGATGTTTGTAGCGTAATTCCATGCAAGCTCcataaactttattttctcAATGGGAGCCTCCTTGTTGTATTTTTTCAGAAACGCCAAAGCTTTCGTCTCTTCCGCTCGAACGACAGCAGCAGAGCAGTGAAACGGTATGATTACCGCGTATAGAACGAgaataaaagtaattttcaatTGCATTATTACGTTCATTTTGCTGTTACTTGGGACTATCGTTGCCTAGTTACTGTGGCAATTCTTGGTCGATATATTGTTAAGGCTTGGTTGGGAAATCTGTTGAATCATTATCATTACAgtcgttatcatcatcaaatAATCAAGCGCTAATCCTGAGTAATTATTCGTTTCGGCTTTTGTATAATATTTAGCAATTcatattgaatgaggctgagtaggctatgaagaattctgccggtcgaggagggtgttatcggccgaggtggataacaccctccgagatggCTACGAGATGGTAGCtggccaacgaggcgcgtagctgGCTacaatcatctcatatccatcaagcgcgagtggaataattgttgtattaaaaacgcccacaaagtatggagaattcttcccgactttattttcagcttgtttttaattttgagcagacgcgtacagttaccatatttggagagcatggtatatatggttcatataccatgatggctaagccaatactgatcagagctctagaaatgcattttccaatgattcagtttttaataagaATTATACAGATCCGCTAATGAGATCAGGGGCATCTTGTTCTGGCGGTGGTTATCTATCTAAAATTTGTCTACTAattatttctttcatattttaattttcagcaaCCTCCAAATACAATATTTTcgatttttatataattttaaacCTCACCCTCGcatatttattcattcaaaacattcgCAAAATCGTTCAAAATTCACAACATTTATTGAACCAATAGCTCCGACTATATTGAGCcagtttttgaaagaaaactgGTTGAGATGTTACCTAGATTTCGGAAGAGAAAGGGCACTGagaaataaagggaaaaaaggcTTTTAGCCAGAATCGTCCTAAATGAGTGAATTCACACCTTTTCAAACTTGATTACGACTATTCCATTTAGTTCAATTTGTCATGTGTCGGCGAATTTTTTGCGGAGTCTT is a window from the Porites lutea chromosome 10, jaPorLute2.1, whole genome shotgun sequence genome containing:
- the LOC140949706 gene encoding LOW QUALITY PROTEIN: angiotensin-converting enzyme-like (The sequence of the model RefSeq protein was modified relative to this genomic sequence to represent the inferred CDS: deleted 2 bases in 1 codon); translation: MQLKITFILVLYAVIIPFHCSAAVVRAEETKALAFLKKYNKEAPIEKIKFMELAWNYATNITDHNSNLKTTGSLAITAFQNKMRERASKFDVSKLSADTKRQIKFITSSAIPKDKAVLRRMTELISKMEGIYSTGKVEDNDGTKLALEPDLWNIMATIRDYDRLQFAWKGWRDAVGPTLRPLYKEFVKLKNQGARDNGWKDIGEYWRSFYEIEDFEGMVEGFWTKLKPLFQELHAYVRYRLSQKYSKMKKKGPIPAHLLGDMWAMTWENIYDLVEPYKGKPSLDVTANMVKQNYTPLKMVRLAESFFTSIGLEAFPKSFYIKSLITKPEDGRAVVCHASAWDFLINEDVRIKQCTTIDHSYLIVTHHELGHVQYFLQYWDLPFEYREGANPGFHEAVGDTLSLSVDTPQHLTKIGLLEEYSDDKESDINALMKMALMKVAFLPYGFLIDQWRWKVFSGAITEDNYNAEWWKLRTKYQGVKPPVDRSEDDFAPGCKYHIPANYPYIRYFMSFILQFQFHKAACKEAGHKGPLHTCSIYKSRKAGKKIGDMLKMGRSKPWPQALEKLTGSQEVDAGALTEYFQPLRDWLVKQRKKIGYAAPGWEEDE